One region of Mucilaginibacter sp. 14171R-50 genomic DNA includes:
- a CDS encoding DUF2314 domain-containing protein, whose product MTKNYLKASVVLLLVWSACNNPKKDKAEKVEVINLKTDDEKFLALKDTAQAKLNIFLDSLKPHALDSNYRFLVKSDFAEGKDHEHMWSVVYKYADGKFTGIFADSAVYLKNIKMGDHVLINQKDVEDWAIYDYKRNTDMGNFSDKYLRSKQGK is encoded by the coding sequence ATGACCAAAAATTACTTAAAGGCATCAGTTGTACTGCTACTGGTTTGGAGCGCGTGCAATAATCCGAAAAAAGATAAAGCCGAAAAAGTTGAGGTGATAAATCTGAAGACTGACGATGAAAAGTTTTTGGCACTTAAAGATACGGCGCAGGCTAAGCTGAATATCTTTCTGGATAGCCTGAAACCCCACGCGCTTGATAGCAACTACCGGTTTTTGGTGAAATCGGATTTTGCGGAAGGCAAAGATCACGAACATATGTGGAGCGTTGTTTACAAATATGCCGATGGAAAATTCACGGGAATATTTGCAGACTCGGCAGTATATTTAAAAAACATTAAAATGGGCGACCACGTGCTGATCAATCAAAAAGATGTGGAAGACTGGGCCATATACGATTATAAGCGAAACACCGATATGGGTAATTTCTCTGATAAATACCTCCGTAGCAAGCAGGGTAAATAA
- the pgk gene encoding phosphoglycerate kinase, with product MKTIDQISFNGKRALIRVDFNVPLDKDYNITDDNRMTAALPTIKKILKDGGAVILMSHLGRPKNGPTEEFSLKHIVPHLADLLGQHVDFADDCIGEQAVEKAKNLEKGEVLLLENLRFYKEEEKGDKDFAEKLSKLGDVYVNDAFGTAHRAHASTAVIAQFFPEAKFFGYLMAAELNNAEKILNDAPKPFTAIMGGSKVSDKIELIEKLLDKVDNLIIGGGMAYTFAKADGGTIGTSLVEADKLDLALSLKQKAKEKGVNLLLPVDNVIADAFSNDANTDVAKTGQIPDNWMGLDIGPETVELFSKVVEESKTILWNGPMGVFEMEKFLVGTKAIAEAVAKATENGAFSLIGGGDSAAAVAKFDMTADVSYVSTGGGALLEYMEGKELPGVKAINED from the coding sequence ATGAAGACAATAGATCAGATCAGTTTTAACGGTAAAAGAGCGCTTATCCGTGTAGATTTTAATGTGCCTTTGGATAAAGACTATAACATTACCGATGATAACCGTATGACCGCCGCGTTACCAACCATTAAAAAGATATTGAAAGATGGTGGTGCCGTTATCCTGATGTCGCACTTGGGCCGCCCTAAAAACGGGCCTACCGAAGAATTTAGCCTAAAACATATAGTACCTCACCTGGCCGATCTGCTGGGCCAGCATGTAGATTTTGCCGACGATTGCATTGGCGAACAAGCTGTAGAAAAAGCCAAAAACCTGGAAAAAGGCGAAGTGCTTTTGTTAGAGAACCTGCGTTTTTATAAAGAGGAAGAAAAAGGTGATAAGGATTTTGCCGAAAAACTGTCAAAATTGGGCGATGTATATGTAAACGATGCTTTTGGCACAGCTCACCGCGCCCATGCCTCAACCGCTGTTATAGCCCAGTTTTTCCCCGAGGCTAAGTTTTTTGGTTACCTGATGGCTGCTGAATTAAACAACGCCGAAAAAATATTGAATGATGCCCCTAAGCCATTTACGGCTATCATGGGCGGGTCTAAAGTATCTGATAAAATTGAACTGATTGAAAAGCTGCTGGATAAGGTGGATAACCTGATCATTGGCGGGGGTATGGCCTATACCTTTGCCAAAGCCGACGGTGGTACCATAGGTACGTCGCTGGTTGAGGCCGATAAGCTTGACCTTGCTTTGAGCCTGAAGCAAAAAGCAAAAGAAAAAGGCGTTAACCTGCTGCTGCCGGTTGATAACGTAATTGCCGATGCTTTTTCTAACGATGCCAATACTGATGTTGCCAAAACAGGCCAGATCCCCGATAACTGGATGGGACTTGATATCGGCCCCGAAACGGTTGAACTATTCAGCAAGGTGGTTGAAGAATCAAAAACTATCCTTTGGAACGGTCCGATGGGTGTATTTGAGATGGAGAAGTTTTTGGTGGGCACTAAAGCCATTGCCGAAGCGGTGGCCAAAGCTACAGAAAATGGCGCTTTTTCATTAATAGGCGGTGGCGATTCGGCTGCTGCGGTAGCCAAGTTTGATATGACAGCCGATGTTAGCTACGTATCAACAGGCGGTGGCGCTTTGCTGGAGTATATGGAAGGTAAGGAATTGCCTGGCGTTAAAGCGATAAACGAAGACTAA
- a CDS encoding GNAT family N-acetyltransferase, with protein sequence MIKFITADEVLPIRNQVLRDGKLTLDECRFPNDDAEEAFHVGYYKDGELACIASFHPMAYKDMGGKAYQLRGMATLEKYRGKGYGTMLVNFAITYLRGQKVNYLWCNARKKAVPFYLGVGFEIISQEFEVPGIGPHHVMYVKIQ encoded by the coding sequence ATGATAAAATTTATTACTGCCGATGAGGTGCTGCCCATACGCAACCAGGTATTACGCGACGGTAAGCTAACACTTGATGAATGCCGTTTCCCGAATGATGATGCAGAAGAAGCTTTCCATGTGGGGTATTATAAAGATGGTGAACTGGCCTGCATCGCGTCTTTTCATCCAATGGCGTATAAGGATATGGGGGGCAAGGCGTACCAGTTAAGGGGTATGGCCACACTGGAAAAATATCGGGGCAAAGGCTATGGTACCATGCTGGTTAATTTTGCTATTACCTACCTGCGGGGGCAAAAGGTAAACTACCTTTGGTGCAATGCACGTAAAAAAGCGGTGCCATTTTATTTAGGGGTCGGTTTCGAGATCATTTCTCAGGAGTTTGAGGTACCCGGCATTGGCCCGCATCATGTAATGTATGTTAAGATACAATGA